A single region of the Acidithiobacillus acidisediminis genome encodes:
- a CDS encoding MarR family winged helix-turn-helix transcriptional regulator — translation MNADPIYEAFALALHDSARAWRHALDQRLKPLGLSQAGWMSVALLARAAAPMTQRALAEALGVEPATVVSMVDRLQRLGLVRREMALEDRRIRQLFLTAEGERVYAEVRRIAADFRREQLAAIDPALLATSTETLQQLLHALHALPR, via the coding sequence ATGAACGCCGACCCGATATACGAAGCCTTTGCGCTGGCCCTGCATGACAGTGCGCGGGCCTGGCGCCACGCCCTGGACCAGCGGCTGAAGCCGTTGGGCTTGAGTCAGGCGGGTTGGATGAGTGTGGCCTTGTTGGCTCGGGCGGCGGCCCCAATGACCCAACGGGCCCTGGCGGAGGCCCTGGGGGTGGAGCCAGCGACGGTGGTCTCCATGGTGGATCGCCTGCAGCGCCTGGGTTTGGTGCGTCGGGAGATGGCCCTGGAAGATCGTCGGATACGCCAACTGTTTCTGACAGCTGAGGGCGAGCGCGTCTATGCCGAAGTGCGGCGCATCGCCGCCGATTTTCGTCGCGAACAACTGGCGGCCATCGATCCCGCCCTGCTGGCGACCAGTACGGAGACCCTGCAACAGCTGCTGCACGCCTTGCACGCCCTCCCCCGATGA
- a CDS encoding DUF4276 family protein, with the protein MRIEFLVEEQSAEEALKHLLPRLIDGRAQWKLINLSSKYKLLKVLPQRLAAYRRCIDQSEDLRIVVLVDRDLDDCIALKRQMEDTAKSVGLSTKSVPGPDGRFLVVNRIVIEELESWFIGDPVALRKAFTGLPSMDPTKGIFRNPDNGGSWEALHRFLKRHGIYKSSYPKIDAARRIAPHLGLQSNRSRSFQVFLDGVESLLTQPASPSTSSCLPERSQKGSTPATSKKEG; encoded by the coding sequence ATGCGGATAGAATTCTTGGTTGAGGAGCAGTCCGCCGAAGAGGCGTTGAAGCACTTGCTACCGCGATTGATAGATGGGCGCGCTCAGTGGAAGCTCATTAACCTGAGCAGCAAATACAAGCTGCTCAAGGTGCTTCCGCAACGGCTGGCCGCTTACCGGAGGTGCATTGACCAGAGCGAAGATTTGCGGATAGTCGTGCTGGTAGATCGTGACCTAGATGACTGCATAGCGCTTAAACGTCAGATGGAAGATACAGCAAAGAGCGTCGGGTTGAGCACTAAATCGGTGCCCGGCCCGGATGGCCGGTTTCTCGTGGTCAATCGCATCGTCATTGAAGAACTGGAATCCTGGTTTATCGGTGACCCGGTGGCATTGCGTAAGGCATTCACCGGTTTGCCTTCAATGGATCCGACAAAAGGCATTTTCCGTAATCCCGACAATGGTGGTTCCTGGGAGGCCTTGCATCGCTTTCTCAAGAGGCATGGCATCTACAAAAGCAGCTATCCCAAAATTGACGCTGCTCGGCGAATAGCGCCGCACTTGGGTCTTCAGTCCAACCGCTCGCGCAGTTTCCAGGTATTTCTCGATGGGGTGGAATCCTTACTGACACAACCCGCATCCCCGTCAACCTCGAGTTGCTTACCCGAGCGTTCCCAGAAAGGTAGCACCCCAGCCACCAGCAAAAAGGAGGGGTAA
- a CDS encoding peroxiredoxin: protein MSIRINDVAPDFTVDSTAGELNLHQWIGDSYAILFSHPRDFTPVCTTEFGAVAQLAPEFEKRNTKVMGVSVDTVEEHKKWKRDIEATAGAPANFPIIDDTSLHVSKLYDMLPAEAYLPEKRDAKNTATVRTVFIIGPDKKVRLTMSYPMSVGRNFAEILRALDAIQATDGVPLATPANWVPGQDVIVALSLTDEQAKEKFGDIDIKLPYLRFAKAPKK from the coding sequence ATGTCTATTCGTATCAATGACGTAGCCCCAGATTTCACCGTCGACTCCACCGCTGGGGAGTTGAACCTGCATCAGTGGATTGGCGACAGCTATGCCATCCTCTTTTCCCATCCCCGGGACTTCACCCCGGTCTGCACCACCGAGTTCGGCGCCGTGGCCCAGTTGGCCCCCGAGTTCGAGAAGCGCAATACCAAGGTCATGGGCGTTTCTGTGGATACCGTGGAAGAGCACAAAAAGTGGAAGCGGGACATTGAGGCGACGGCGGGCGCACCGGCTAATTTCCCCATCATTGACGACACGTCTTTGCATGTCTCCAAGCTCTACGACATGCTCCCCGCCGAGGCCTACTTGCCCGAGAAGCGTGACGCCAAGAACACCGCCACCGTGCGTACGGTCTTCATCATTGGACCGGACAAGAAGGTGCGCCTGACCATGTCCTACCCCATGTCCGTGGGCCGCAACTTTGCGGAGATCCTGCGGGCCCTGGACGCCATCCAAGCCACCGACGGCGTCCCCTTGGCCACCCCGGCCAACTGGGTTCCTGGTCAGGACGTGATCGTGGCCCTGTCCTTGACCGACGAGCAGGCCAAAGAGAAGTTTGGTGACATCGACATCAAGCTCCCCTACCTGCGTTTTGCCAAGGCGCCCAAGAAGTAA
- a CDS encoding AAA family ATPase: MTAVAQPPRIERLQVRNYRALKDVTLEKMTPLNVLLGPNGSGKSTVFDVFAFLAECFTDGLRKAWDRRGRFKELRSRDQDGPIVIELQYREKPRTPLITYHLEIEEKARGPVVAREFLRWKRGHPAAPFHFLDYQYGTGRVITGDAPESTDTRIEKPLSGPDVLAVSTLGTLAENPRVIALRNFITGWHLSYLSADAARGNPEAGGEERLSPTGDNLPNVIQYLREQHPERLEQIFATLRRRIPRIERVQAEVLQDSRLLLLVKDAPFSTPVLARFASDGTLKLLSYLSVLYDPAPPQLVGIEEPENYLHPRLLPELAEECQQAADRTQLIVTTHSPFFINPLRLEEVRVLYRGADGYTRVRRVADMPGIADFLKEGATLGELWMEGHFDVGDPLVMGNAE, translated from the coding sequence ATGACCGCAGTTGCCCAACCACCGCGCATTGAACGCCTACAAGTCAGAAATTACCGCGCGCTGAAGGATGTCACGCTGGAGAAGATGACTCCGCTCAACGTGCTACTCGGACCGAACGGTAGTGGTAAGTCAACGGTGTTCGATGTATTCGCCTTTTTGGCCGAGTGCTTCACCGATGGCCTGCGAAAGGCCTGGGATCGCCGGGGGCGTTTCAAGGAACTGCGCAGCCGGGATCAGGATGGACCGATCGTGATAGAGCTTCAGTATCGCGAGAAGCCCAGAACGCCTTTGATCACCTATCACTTGGAGATTGAGGAGAAGGCCAGGGGCCCGGTGGTGGCACGGGAGTTCCTGCGTTGGAAGCGTGGCCATCCGGCAGCGCCGTTTCATTTTCTTGACTATCAGTACGGCACGGGTAGAGTCATAACCGGAGATGCGCCGGAATCGACCGACACGCGTATCGAAAAACCGCTTTCTGGACCGGATGTGCTCGCTGTCAGCACTCTGGGCACGTTGGCAGAAAATCCGCGCGTCATCGCGCTACGCAACTTCATTACCGGTTGGCATCTATCTTACCTGTCGGCAGATGCCGCCCGCGGTAATCCGGAGGCCGGCGGGGAGGAGCGGCTCTCGCCTACGGGCGACAATCTGCCGAACGTTATCCAATATTTGCGGGAACAGCACCCCGAGCGACTCGAGCAGATCTTCGCAACCCTGCGCCGGCGCATTCCCCGCATCGAGCGGGTGCAGGCCGAAGTGCTACAGGATAGCCGCTTGCTGTTGCTGGTGAAGGATGCGCCATTCTCTACGCCGGTGCTGGCACGTTTCGCCTCTGACGGTACGCTTAAGTTGCTGTCCTATCTGTCCGTGCTTTACGATCCTGCTCCGCCGCAATTGGTTGGCATCGAGGAGCCGGAGAACTATCTGCATCCTCGCCTATTGCCGGAACTGGCTGAGGAATGCCAGCAGGCGGCGGACCGCACCCAGTTGATCGTCACCACGCACTCGCCTTTCTTCATCAATCCGCTGCGCCTGGAGGAGGTGCGTGTGCTCTACCGGGGTGCTGACGGGTACACCAGAGTGCGGCGGGTTGCCGATATGCCCGGCATTGCCGACTTTCTCAAGGAGGGCGCAACGCTGGGTGAGCTTTGGATGGAAGGCCATTTTGATGTGGGTGATCCCCTGGTGATGGGAAACGCCGAATGA
- a CDS encoding MDR family MFS transporter, translating to MNRPLITLSIMLATIMQTLDSTIANVALPHMQGSLSATLNQVGWVLTSYIVATAIATPMTGWLVDRFGKRHVMLASIIGFTLASMWCGISTSLGEIVLARVFQGAFGAALVPLAQTTLLDINPREKQGAAMAMWGMGVMVGPIIGPTFGGWLTDSLGWRWVFFINVPVGILATLGVLRSFPRADQRRHTPFDMAGFISLSLAIGAIQLLLDRGQQLNWFSSKEIWVEAYLAGFAGLYFVWHTWRSNPERAFFDYRLVLNRNYVTGLFFIFVVGLVLFASRALIPTMLQDLMGYTAEDAGWVTAPSGLGTMVAMLIVGRLVGKVDLRLLLAVGFGFTAFSLWQMQGYSLVITQGDVIWPGVWQGLGIGLVFVPLSTATFATLAPEMRASGTAIYSLVRNVGSSIGISLVETLLTRNTQTAHASLAAHLDPQNPGFANGSVASLYDLHTRLGQALLNAEVTRQASMIAYIDDFWLMLVLTLAIFPLLLFIRTPRGPGKVEAVVAE from the coding sequence TTGAATCGTCCCCTGATCACCCTCTCGATCATGTTGGCGACCATCATGCAGACCCTGGACAGCACCATTGCCAATGTGGCGCTACCCCATATGCAAGGGAGCCTGTCGGCGACCCTCAATCAGGTCGGTTGGGTCCTGACCTCCTACATTGTGGCCACCGCCATCGCCACACCCATGACTGGCTGGTTGGTGGACCGCTTTGGCAAGCGGCATGTCATGCTGGCATCCATCATCGGCTTTACCTTGGCCTCCATGTGGTGCGGGATTTCCACCTCTTTGGGGGAGATTGTCTTGGCACGCGTGTTTCAGGGGGCCTTTGGTGCCGCTTTGGTCCCCTTGGCGCAGACGACCTTGCTGGACATCAATCCCCGGGAAAAGCAGGGCGCCGCCATGGCCATGTGGGGGATGGGGGTCATGGTGGGTCCCATCATCGGCCCCACCTTTGGGGGTTGGCTCACCGACAGCCTGGGCTGGCGCTGGGTGTTCTTCATCAACGTGCCCGTCGGGATCCTCGCGACCCTCGGCGTCTTGCGCTCCTTTCCCCGTGCGGATCAGCGTCGCCATACGCCCTTTGACATGGCAGGCTTCATCAGCCTCAGTCTGGCCATTGGGGCTATCCAATTGCTGTTGGATCGGGGGCAGCAATTGAATTGGTTCAGTTCCAAGGAGATCTGGGTAGAGGCCTACCTGGCCGGCTTTGCCGGGCTGTATTTTGTTTGGCACACCTGGCGCTCCAATCCCGAACGGGCATTTTTTGACTATCGCCTGGTACTGAACCGGAATTATGTGACGGGCCTGTTTTTCATCTTTGTCGTGGGGTTGGTGCTTTTTGCCTCCCGCGCCCTGATTCCCACCATGCTCCAGGATTTGATGGGTTATACGGCGGAGGATGCCGGCTGGGTGACGGCGCCCAGTGGCCTGGGGACCATGGTCGCCATGTTGATTGTGGGGCGCTTGGTGGGCAAGGTAGACCTCCGCCTGCTCCTGGCCGTGGGTTTTGGCTTTACCGCCTTTTCCCTGTGGCAAATGCAAGGTTACAGTCTTGTCATTACCCAGGGCGACGTGATCTGGCCCGGGGTGTGGCAGGGCCTGGGCATTGGCCTGGTCTTCGTTCCTCTCAGCACGGCGACCTTTGCAACCCTGGCCCCGGAGATGCGCGCCAGTGGCACCGCTATCTACAGTCTGGTGCGGAATGTGGGGAGTAGCATCGGGATTTCCCTGGTGGAGACCTTGCTCACCCGCAACACCCAGACTGCCCACGCTAGCCTTGCCGCCCACCTGGACCCTCAGAATCCGGGCTTTGCCAACGGGAGTGTCGCCAGCCTGTATGACCTGCATACGCGCTTGGGGCAGGCCCTGCTCAATGCCGAGGTCACGCGTCAGGCGAGCATGATTGCCTACATCGACGATTTTTGGCTGATGCTGGTCCTGACCCTGGCGATATTTCCTCTGCTGCTCTTCATCCGCACGCCCCGGGGCCCGGGGAAGGTGGAGGCCGTGGTTGCGGAGTGA
- a CDS encoding glycosyltransferase family 9 protein: MSRRSLTKDPQRIVLIKSHSAGVGDILRSSAAWAALHRCWPEAELHLLFLTRWPGYPSESLIQGHYLLRSAHFLTLIEGRFAGMRGVGPKGWSTLLPPLRRLGREIQPDLIVDHEAHGIETSIAARVLRAQSPGAVTVGLAQVPGRGCLYDLAGPSLRRYAQARGLPDPMDYTERDFAALTALGIERNGQQITLGVGEDGRAWQTAHPRQPGEWRIGLNIGCGTSDAVPRRPNIDLLVEALDPSAFEKPFSLFLTGAVNEWGINEEFIRLYGQRWRQVRHIMNLAGTGSLDVLSGIIASCDVFVSGDSGPYHMAVALGTPTVALFHWLNLEAYHHVPHLTVLTSSSAEELMKAINHFIKIAE; this comes from the coding sequence TTGAGCCGTCGCTCGCTGACGAAGGATCCCCAACGCATTGTGCTGATCAAGTCCCACAGTGCCGGGGTAGGCGATATCCTGCGCAGCTCTGCCGCTTGGGCGGCCCTGCATCGATGTTGGCCTGAGGCCGAGCTACACCTGCTGTTTCTAACCCGCTGGCCGGGCTATCCCAGCGAATCCTTGATCCAGGGCCACTATCTCTTGCGTAGCGCCCATTTCCTAACTCTGATCGAGGGGCGCTTTGCCGGGATGCGCGGGGTGGGTCCCAAGGGCTGGAGCACGCTGTTACCCCCATTGCGGCGCCTGGGCCGGGAGATTCAGCCGGACCTGATCGTTGACCATGAGGCCCATGGCATCGAGACTTCCATTGCGGCGCGGGTGCTCCGGGCCCAGAGTCCGGGCGCCGTTACCGTGGGTCTGGCCCAGGTACCCGGACGGGGTTGCTTGTATGATCTGGCCGGACCGAGTTTGAGGCGTTATGCCCAAGCGCGGGGTTTACCGGATCCCATGGATTATACCGAACGGGATTTTGCGGCCTTGACTGCCCTGGGCATAGAACGCAACGGCCAGCAGATTACCCTCGGGGTAGGCGAGGATGGGCGGGCTTGGCAGACGGCGCACCCTCGTCAGCCCGGGGAATGGCGGATTGGCTTGAACATCGGTTGTGGTACCTCTGACGCTGTACCTAGACGCCCAAATATTGATTTGCTTGTGGAGGCATTGGATCCAAGCGCCTTTGAGAAGCCATTTTCCTTATTTTTGACGGGCGCGGTAAACGAGTGGGGAATTAACGAGGAGTTTATTCGTCTTTATGGGCAGCGCTGGCGACAGGTGAGGCACATAATGAATTTGGCTGGCACGGGCTCGCTTGATGTTCTCTCTGGAATCATCGCCAGTTGTGACGTTTTTGTCTCCGGAGATTCTGGTCCCTATCATATGGCTGTAGCCCTGGGGACGCCGACCGTGGCATTGTTTCACTGGCTCAATTTAGAAGCATATCACCATGTGCCTCATCTTACCGTACTTACAAGTTCATCTGCCGAGGAGCTGATGAAGGCTATCAATCATTTTATAAAAATTGCGGAGTAA
- a CDS encoding nucleotidyltransferase family protein — MPRLELSRLLMPPQHLRTLQTLLAEEVPHAEVWAYGSRVTGGAHEGSDLDLVLRHPADLTQEVPGWINLQEALQNSALPMLVDLHLWSRLPEAFQRNIEAGYVVLQDES, encoded by the coding sequence ATGCCGCGTCTTGAACTGTCGCGGCTACTCATGCCGCCGCAACACCTGCGCACCCTGCAAACCTTGCTGGCAGAAGAGGTGCCACATGCCGAGGTATGGGCCTACGGCAGCCGCGTTACCGGTGGCGCCCATGAAGGCAGTGATCTGGACTTGGTTCTGCGCCATCCCGCGGATCTGACCCAGGAGGTCCCAGGCTGGATAAATCTTCAGGAAGCGCTGCAAAACAGCGCGTTGCCCATGCTGGTGGACCTGCATTTGTGGTCGCGTCTGCCCGAAGCGTTTCAGCGCAATATCGAGGCGGGGTATGTGGTCCTGCAGGATGAATCGTGA